One Scophthalmus maximus strain ysfricsl-2021 chromosome 1, ASM2237912v1, whole genome shotgun sequence genomic region harbors:
- the LOC118302236 gene encoding C-type mannose receptor 2-like, translating to MDQIKFTRFLLLLSLSAAYGKYVYVPQWVSWSEAQNYCRLFHTDLAPVNDRQDTDRLQKLAGDSENFLWTGMERSSTNGGKWIWSGGKEVSTFFWAPGQPDNRPSEDYGVIQMYGWHDAVPSYRLPFFCYSAVVVRQRKTWEEALAHCREHHSDLASVASETEMLLIRRQLDKLGSTDHVWIGLHFFPGGWQWVDGRPLDYEAWGQGNKPACPQFHLGCAAVQVTGRGQIISSADLTLAVNATEGMGSVGNTATNIGLDTSGAAGVWEAHDCEEKLHFICY from the coding sequence ATGGATCAAATCAAATTCACCCGCTTCCTGCTCCTGCTGAGCTTGTCTGCAGCTTACGGGAAGTACGTCTATGTCCCGCAGTGGGTGAGCTGGAGTGAAGCTCAGAACTACTGTCGGTTGTTTCACACCGACCTGGCTCCTGTCAACGACAGACAGGACACCGACCGACTTCAGAAGCTTGCCGGCGACAGCGAGAATTTCTTGTGgacagggatggagagaagcTCCACGAATGGTGGGAAATGGATTTGGTCAGGCGGCAAGGAGGTGTCCACATTTTTCTGGGCACCGGGCCAGCCTGATAACCGACCGAGTGAAGACTACGGTGTGATTCAAATGTACGGGTGGCACGACGCGGTTCCGAGCTACAGATTACCCTTCTTCTGCTACAGCGCCGTCGTGGTGAGGCAGAGGAAAACGTGGGAGGAGGCTCTGGCGCACTGCAGGGAGCATCACAGCGACTTGGCCAGCGTGGCGTCGGAGACTGAGATGCTGCTGATCCGCAGACAGTTGGACAAGCTCGGCAGCACCGATCACGTCTGGATCGGTTTGCATTTCTTCCCCGGCGGCTGGCAGTGGGTGGACGGTCGGCCGCTGGATTACGAGGCCTGGGGTCAAGGGAACAAGCCTGCATGCCCTCAATTCCACCTGGGGTGTGCTGCCGTACAGGTGACGGGACGGGGACAGATTATCAGCAGTGCAGACCTAACTCTGGCCGTTAACGCCACAGAGGGAATGGGGTCTGTGGGGAACACTGCAACAAATATTGGACTGGATACGTCTGGAGCTGCAGGTGTGTGGGAGGCTCATGACTGCGAGGAGAAACTCCATTTCATTTGCTACTGA